From one Mesomycoplasma ovipneumoniae genomic stretch:
- a CDS encoding DnaD domain protein produces the protein MHSCYVISNSDIDQNDLNNLLYFYFPVVKFQGYLLFQYFLTIKNANEPINFDFLDKIYSISLDNFNKTREILECLNLIQTFYDSQKEKYFIEIKKPLNSEQIDKNPYLKPLITEKITDKRYLSLISKFKNNFEEFDTRQIKTDNFHNLSKKFYEIFGQNNQNISTIFNCVKNTDNNEAKKELNFEKYHLFLTGYSMKPRLRNSLLKYVEERSFSNWAINNVIEYCFKVGNQVKFNYIKKILDSLWDDQIISGEDVELELEEIFRTKIKNKNKSESAKTKKIIDPESSAKKIAKPKSPKKSKVETPEMINAISWFIDENEIN, from the coding sequence ATGCATTCCTGTTATGTAATTTCAAATTCTGATATTGATCAAAATGATTTAAATAATTTGTTATATTTTTATTTTCCCGTTGTTAAATTTCAAGGTTATCTTTTGTTCCAATATTTTTTAACTATCAAAAACGCAAACGAGCCAATTAACTTTGATTTTTTGGACAAAATTTACAGTATTAGTCTTGATAATTTTAATAAAACTCGTGAAATTTTGGAATGTCTAAATTTAATTCAAACCTTTTATGATTCCCAAAAGGAAAAATATTTCATTGAAATAAAAAAACCTTTAAATTCTGAGCAAATTGACAAAAATCCTTATTTAAAACCACTAATCACTGAAAAAATTACTGATAAAAGATACTTAAGCCTGATATCAAAATTTAAAAATAATTTTGAAGAATTTGACACTAGGCAAATTAAAACTGACAATTTCCATAATCTTTCAAAAAAATTTTATGAAATTTTTGGACAGAACAACCAAAACATTTCAACTATTTTTAATTGTGTCAAAAATACTGACAACAATGAAGCAAAAAAAGAGCTAAACTTTGAAAAATACCACTTGTTTTTAACTGGATATTCAATGAAACCTCGACTTCGGAATTCACTGTTAAAATATGTCGAAGAAAGAAGTTTTTCTAATTGAGCGATTAACAATGTTATTGAATATTGTTTTAAAGTTGGTAATCAAGTAAAATTTAATTATATTAAAAAGATTCTTGATAGTTTGTGAGATGATCAAATTATTAGTGGCGAAGATGTTGAGCTTGAACTTGAAGAGATTTTTAGAACAAAAATAAAAAATAAAAATAAATCTGAAAGTGCAAAAACTAAAAAAATAATTGACCCTGAATCAAGTGCTAAAAAAATCGCTAAGCCAAAAAGTCCTAAAAAATCAAAAGTTGAAACACCTGAAATGATAAATGCAATTTCCTGATTTATTGATGAAAATGAAATTAATTAA
- the pepF gene encoding oligoendopeptidase F: protein MQFKKYSEIPEKHRFDLEVLLEGKTIEENFAEIVQISQKLIEMKDQQFDNVENFLHFKKLEEDFGIKYNKIYNYISNNISTNVVSPVFSQLNEKFSFLMSEFEAKLGSLDVIFYKNEEKIRSWINDERVKPYLKDLNYRLDNKKHKLDDQVEEYLTKTSFGEVSVYKIFSILSNSETKFADIIDEKGDKLPLNSTNYFNYLKTGSPHVRQLAYQNYYSAYLEHKNTFANLFYQHIKSASVDAKTRNYPSLIQACLSSDRFLEDNLQNLFSNVAAAFPIFDKFFHAQKQFYKAKFGTKMNHWDRLVPLVEIKDNYSVEDAQEIVLKSIEPMGEEYVEIVKKSFSDRWIDYHYVPSKRSGAYSIGGSYGLEKKYILMNFDFTINSVHTLAHELGHSLHSYYSDLHQDYHNSSYPIFLAEIASIFNELIVDDYLLKNQDDDKLKFDIVFQKISTFISTVQRQVIWADYEATLYKKMDSGELTGSYDDFVKVYEQIIKKYKPNDDEIDEKSFIYSVIVPHYYYGYYVYKYAIGYLAANVFFQKYKKEGKTAIKNYIENFLSKGGSDWPSEILKNAGVDLSDPEMYRQAFTLLESQIDEYILLGKKIFNINF, encoded by the coding sequence ATGCAATTTAAAAAATATTCAGAAATTCCCGAAAAGCACCGTTTTGACCTAGAAGTTTTACTTGAAGGCAAAACAATTGAGGAAAATTTTGCCGAAATAGTCCAAATTTCGCAAAAATTAATTGAAATGAAGGACCAACAATTTGATAATGTTGAAAATTTTCTTCATTTTAAAAAACTTGAAGAAGACTTTGGAATTAAATATAACAAAATTTATAATTACATTTCAAACAATATAAGCACAAATGTTGTTAGTCCTGTTTTTAGCCAACTTAATGAAAAATTTTCTTTCTTAATGTCAGAATTTGAGGCTAAATTAGGTTCACTTGATGTTATTTTTTACAAAAATGAAGAAAAAATTCGCAGCTGAATAAATGATGAGCGCGTAAAACCTTATTTAAAAGATTTAAATTATCGACTTGATAATAAAAAACACAAACTCGATGATCAAGTTGAAGAATATCTTACAAAAACATCTTTTGGTGAAGTTTCAGTTTATAAAATTTTTTCAATTCTTTCAAATTCAGAAACTAAATTTGCCGATATTATCGACGAAAAAGGTGATAAATTACCACTTAATTCGACAAATTACTTTAATTATTTAAAAACTGGAAGCCCTCATGTTCGTCAATTAGCCTATCAAAATTATTATTCAGCTTATTTGGAACATAAAAATACTTTTGCAAATTTATTTTATCAACATATTAAATCTGCCTCAGTTGATGCAAAGACAAGAAATTACCCTTCATTAATTCAAGCTTGCTTGTCTTCTGATCGGTTTTTAGAAGATAATTTGCAAAACTTATTTAGTAATGTCGCTGCTGCTTTTCCAATTTTTGATAAATTTTTTCATGCTCAAAAACAATTTTATAAAGCAAAATTTGGAACAAAAATGAATCATTGAGACCGTTTAGTTCCACTTGTTGAGATTAAAGATAATTATTCTGTTGAAGATGCCCAAGAAATTGTCCTTAAATCTATAGAACCAATGGGCGAAGAATATGTAGAAATTGTTAAAAAGTCTTTTTCAGATCGTTGAATCGACTATCACTACGTGCCTTCTAAGCGTTCTGGAGCATATTCGATTGGTGGGTCTTACGGTCTTGAAAAAAAATATATTCTTATGAACTTTGATTTTACAATTAATTCAGTTCATACTTTAGCTCACGAATTAGGACACTCACTTCACTCTTATTATTCTGATTTACACCAAGATTATCACAATAGTTCATACCCAATTTTTCTTGCCGAAATAGCTTCAATCTTTAACGAATTAATAGTTGATGATTATCTTTTGAAAAATCAAGATGATGATAAGCTCAAATTCGATATTGTTTTCCAAAAAATTTCAACCTTTATTTCAACAGTTCAACGCCAAGTTATTTGGGCTGATTATGAGGCTACTTTATATAAAAAAATGGATAGTGGTGAGCTAACTGGTTCATATGATGATTTTGTTAAGGTTTACGAACAAATAATTAAAAAATATAAGCCCAATGATGATGAAATTGACGAAAAATCCTTTATTTATAGCGTAATTGTTCCTCATTATTATTACGGATATTATGTTTATAAATATGCAATTGGTTATCTTGCTGCTAATGTTTTCTTCCAGAAATACAAAAAAGAAGGAAAAACAGCAATAAAAAATTACATCGAAAACTTCCTTTCAAAAGGTGGGTCTGATTGACCAAGCGAAATTCTCAAAAATGCTGGAGTTGATCTTAGCGATCCAGAAATGTACCGTCAAGCGTTTACACTTCTTGAAAGTCAAATTGATGAGTATATTCTTCTAGGTAAAAAAATATTTAATATCAATTTTTAG
- a CDS encoding putative immunoglobulin-blocking virulence protein — protein sequence MIFLTKRGKIVLLAATPIIIIPVASVLNQYLTALNFPAFENTYSNSSPSTIAKNEIDKDLKFNSPVTNAIFKEKEEQKPNQTQKIEDTKQPIIIKNPEKVEQKKPEIAAPQQAPTLKPKFAPQSATSGPNLIVGTELNRLTQLALQRKASGFSAEIKKLESRIANIDAQVKEINRYYDEEYNRNNGNDAPGSRRSWEEGRRLSLYSCEPAIDCPAIRLEQNKAELERLRHEAANPKPLRPDEIELVKQGLLPDAANPYAWGYDDEAKNPTLNRLKAENLARVINTPGYYSRVSSSISSLEYTGWTKTDVSNDFANIFSEHGVSNNSIQIYQYTPNEQNEDRANRSPIKAIVLNADDSNAFDKFQKIMNQAIKQDNKIQAVVLKNVGSLNSLQNIDPILKAIPDSVIKLTLFLNNPAATRGLRGLENVKLKELELYSDSNAVSQHWSINPNALKNVDFISFDYQNQFNVTKNSGEKLPSSIIFNTLRFDKGDDVAKINEGLEIVFNSKINQRVFQGNFGGKGGWPTFLDFSDTNIKTLKGIWFDELNRVYNINVENWPEPFAKENFKGNRTLKFKRMIFQPDIVGGSDAYVVNISDFDGAQFSQRLAFDDPPPAPEIQFRRNGQEIYGIPLYLKGQNLTGDAKSQLESFIRAANANGQRRITHIYVESDELKSQLGGQIGNVLVQTKIADQNSQQGGDSDEIEV from the coding sequence ATGATTTTTTTGACCAAAAGAGGCAAAATTGTACTCTTGGCTGCCACGCCTATAATTATTATTCCGGTCGCTAGTGTTCTTAATCAATATTTAACAGCGCTAAATTTTCCGGCTTTTGAAAACACATATTCAAACTCAAGTCCATCAACAATTGCCAAAAACGAAATCGATAAAGATCTAAAATTCAATTCTCCAGTTACAAATGCAATTTTTAAGGAAAAAGAAGAACAAAAACCTAACCAAACTCAGAAAATTGAAGATACAAAACAACCAATTATAATAAAAAACCCTGAAAAAGTTGAACAAAAAAAGCCAGAAATCGCCGCTCCACAGCAAGCACCAACTTTAAAACCAAAATTTGCGCCTCAAAGTGCAACTTCAGGCCCAAATTTAATAGTTGGTACTGAATTAAATCGGCTCACCCAACTTGCCTTACAACGAAAAGCATCAGGATTTAGCGCTGAAATTAAAAAACTCGAATCGCGTATTGCTAATATCGATGCCCAAGTAAAAGAAATAAATCGCTATTATGACGAAGAATACAATAGAAATAATGGTAATGATGCTCCTGGTTCGCGAAGAAGTTGAGAAGAAGGACGCCGACTTAGTTTGTATTCTTGTGAGCCTGCAATTGATTGTCCAGCAATTCGACTTGAACAAAATAAAGCCGAATTAGAGCGTCTAAGACACGAAGCGGCTAACCCAAAACCCTTGAGACCCGATGAAATTGAACTTGTAAAACAAGGTTTATTGCCTGATGCTGCCAATCCTTATGCTTGAGGTTATGATGATGAGGCTAAAAATCCAACACTAAATCGGCTAAAAGCTGAAAATCTTGCCCGTGTTATTAACACTCCAGGTTATTATTCTCGAGTTTCAAGTTCAATTTCGAGCCTTGAATATACAGGTTGAACAAAAACTGATGTTTCAAATGATTTTGCTAACATTTTTTCAGAACACGGCGTCTCAAACAATTCAATCCAAATTTACCAATACACTCCAAATGAACAAAATGAAGACCGAGCTAATCGAAGTCCGATAAAAGCAATTGTTCTAAATGCAGATGATTCTAATGCTTTTGATAAATTTCAAAAAATTATGAACCAGGCAATCAAGCAAGACAATAAAATTCAAGCTGTTGTTCTTAAAAATGTCGGTTCACTTAATTCATTGCAAAATATTGATCCAATTCTAAAAGCAATTCCTGATTCAGTTATTAAATTGACTTTATTTTTAAATAACCCAGCTGCAACTCGTGGATTAAGAGGGCTTGAAAATGTCAAATTAAAAGAATTAGAACTCTATTCAGATTCAAATGCGGTTTCACAACATTGATCAATTAATCCAAATGCACTCAAAAACGTTGATTTTATTAGTTTTGACTATCAAAATCAGTTTAACGTTACAAAAAATTCAGGCGAAAAACTTCCTTCTTCAATAATTTTTAACACACTTCGGTTTGACAAGGGCGATGATGTGGCTAAAATTAACGAAGGTCTTGAAATTGTTTTTAATTCCAAAATTAACCAACGTGTTTTTCAAGGTAATTTTGGTGGCAAAGGTGGTTGACCGACTTTTTTAGATTTTTCTGATACTAATATCAAAACTCTAAAAGGAATTTGGTTTGACGAACTTAACCGTGTTTATAATATAAATGTTGAAAATTGACCTGAACCTTTTGCAAAAGAAAATTTTAAAGGCAATCGAACCTTAAAATTCAAGCGAATGATTTTTCAACCCGACATTGTTGGCGGGTCAGATGCATATGTTGTTAATATTTCTGATTTTGATGGCGCCCAATTTAGTCAGCGGTTAGCTTTTGATGATCCGCCGCCGGCACCTGAAATTCAATTTAGGCGAAATGGTCAGGAAATTTACGGAATTCCCCTTTATTTAAAAGGCCAAAATTTGACCGGTGATGCAAAAAGTCAACTTGAGTCTTTCATTAGGGCGGCAAATGCTAATGGCCAAAGACGAATTACCCATATTTATGTCGAAAGTGATGAGTTAAAATCGCAACTTGGTGGTCAAATTGGAAATGTTTTAGTGCAAACTAAAATTGCTGACCAAAACAGTCAACAAGGAGGAGATAGCGATGAAATTGAGGTCTAA
- the mip gene encoding Ig-specific serine endopeptidase MIP has translation MKLRSKILFLLPSILPIIAISCANTDSNLKSISDVEKSLTDLKNQFNSTQNNSSENLNNLLTKINEEIQNLKKILNSDKLGKFNQESEKILSKLSTFSDNDLQNQEKNAEFQKTFSELVSLVQNQKDTPKPQNPSTSQGQTNSASPDPTPNPIPDPNPNPGQNLGTNPGHRRPDPVSPEKISSLVPQGQTFSRWSEKDNKRIVEDQYKYDDPKKELEYHRSLNNISSQAGSTTASVLKPRPESFNLPSATVLENLNQKAKNANQPYYQNAQLRGFSLPEIGTNGEIKGILINNFVQPPAVPAYWGNEKRTGGSNRNGLPRVLPNDTYRKIAKNSFSFGIRNGKQRDPNDNIENPDATKRVVRSDMSFGTAAILDFEKTENGSYPLKWFFITNAHVAGSLRLANDVPTDKSQVWGRDESNYSEQFRQYNTWTITLRKLKNTTPIHSKLPTSIGEGFENYYDSEEVRVKELDGTLYNNGRDGQYERDSLLVHETPKKPLNVRTIVIGTNALKSSPKDFSSQKVYQNIEEVLDFAVVEVNFDNEDQAKKMTQDYYDAAQKQNHYQGREENFLDPKVYEKIPPTDFYGFGWPSTQNESQRTLDRHENPTDFANRRFQVSPWFNKSENLYFNNNPQDKRWEKGGEFSWTRSYRSFVNLPGITDYFITNPTLTSSYFEIQHAPNEKGDVSSPYLISGQGFLIDNFASGGGVSGTSIRDSNEKIYGLQFASDNTASAAFVLALRSYGYDYKGYYGKYNLPSYDIIYGSKNQFKSYFDAMLQLYGDKSNKKLKTNLFPDGFSESTRKDVFASKSDVVNLPEDIQKRTYSRVVSKIEEGN, from the coding sequence ATGAAATTGAGGTCTAAAATTTTATTTTTATTACCAAGCATTTTACCAATTATTGCTATTTCGTGCGCTAATACTGATTCTAATTTAAAAAGTATTAGTGACGTTGAAAAATCTTTAACTGATCTAAAAAATCAATTCAACTCCACGCAAAATAATAGTTCAGAAAACCTAAATAATTTACTTACAAAAATTAACGAAGAAATTCAGAATTTAAAAAAAATTTTAAATTCTGATAAACTAGGTAAATTCAACCAAGAATCAGAAAAAATACTATCAAAACTAAGCACTTTTTCTGATAATGACTTACAAAATCAAGAAAAAAATGCGGAATTTCAAAAGACATTTTCCGAACTTGTTAGTCTAGTTCAAAATCAAAAAGACACTCCAAAACCTCAAAATCCAAGTACAAGTCAAGGTCAAACTAACAGTGCAAGCCCTGATCCAACTCCAAACCCAATCCCTGATCCAAATCCAAATCCAGGTCAAAATCTAGGCACAAATCCAGGTCATCGTCGTCCTGATCCAGTTTCTCCTGAAAAAATTTCATCTTTAGTACCTCAAGGTCAAACTTTTTCAAGGTGAAGTGAAAAAGATAACAAACGTATTGTTGAAGACCAATATAAATATGATGACCCTAAAAAAGAGCTAGAATACCATCGAAGTTTGAACAATATTTCTAGTCAAGCTGGATCTACTACCGCAAGTGTTTTAAAACCTCGTCCTGAAAGTTTTAATCTTCCAAGTGCGACTGTCCTTGAAAATTTAAACCAAAAAGCAAAAAATGCTAATCAACCTTACTATCAAAATGCACAATTACGTGGCTTTTCTTTACCTGAAATTGGAACTAATGGTGAGATCAAAGGTATTTTAATTAATAATTTTGTACAACCACCAGCAGTTCCAGCTTATTGAGGAAATGAAAAGCGAACCGGTGGATCTAATCGCAACGGTTTGCCGCGAGTTCTGCCAAATGATACTTATCGAAAAATAGCTAAAAATTCGTTTTCTTTTGGAATAAGAAACGGTAAACAACGTGATCCTAATGACAATATTGAAAATCCTGATGCAACAAAACGTGTAGTTCGTTCAGATATGTCTTTTGGAACAGCGGCAATTCTTGACTTTGAAAAAACAGAAAATGGTTCTTATCCTCTAAAGTGATTTTTCATAACAAATGCTCACGTTGCCGGAAGTTTACGACTTGCAAATGACGTGCCGACTGACAAATCTCAAGTCTGAGGCCGGGATGAGTCAAATTATAGCGAACAGTTTCGACAATATAATACTTGAACAATTACTCTAAGAAAACTAAAAAACACAACTCCAATTCATTCAAAATTGCCAACATCAATCGGCGAAGGATTTGAGAATTACTATGACAGCGAAGAAGTTCGCGTTAAGGAATTAGACGGAACTTTATATAATAACGGTCGCGATGGCCAATATGAACGCGACTCACTACTTGTGCACGAAACGCCAAAAAAACCTTTAAATGTGCGCACAATTGTAATTGGAACAAACGCGCTAAAGTCTTCGCCAAAAGACTTTTCTTCACAAAAAGTCTACCAAAATATTGAAGAAGTTCTTGATTTTGCTGTTGTTGAAGTTAATTTTGACAATGAAGATCAAGCAAAAAAAATGACTCAAGACTATTATGATGCAGCCCAAAAACAAAATCATTATCAAGGCCGTGAAGAAAACTTTCTTGACCCTAAGGTTTATGAAAAAATTCCGCCAACTGATTTCTACGGTTTTGGTTGACCTTCAACACAAAATGAAAGTCAAAGAACGCTTGACCGTCATGAAAATCCGACCGATTTTGCCAACAGACGATTTCAAGTTTCGCCTTGATTTAATAAATCTGAAAATCTTTATTTTAATAATAACCCACAAGACAAACGTTGAGAAAAAGGTGGCGAATTTTCTTGAACTCGCTCATACCGTTCTTTTGTAAATTTACCCGGAATTACTGACTATTTTATTACAAATCCAACACTAACAAGTTCGTATTTTGAAATTCAGCACGCTCCTAATGAAAAAGGTGATGTTTCAAGCCCTTATTTGATTTCAGGGCAAGGCTTTTTAATTGATAATTTTGCCTCTGGTGGTGGAGTTAGTGGAACTTCAATTCGCGACAGCAATGAAAAAATTTACGGACTCCAATTTGCTTCAGATAATACTGCCTCAGCGGCTTTTGTTCTGGCTTTACGTTCTTATGGCTATGACTATAAAGGTTATTATGGAAAATATAATTTACCTTCTTATGATATAATTTATGGGTCAAAAAATCAATTTAAGTCCTATTTTGATGCAATGTTACAACTTTATGGCGATAAATCTAACAAAAAATTAAAAACTAACTTATTTCCAGATGGCTTTAGCGAATCAACACGAAAAGACGTTTTTGCCTCAAAGTCTGATGTCGTTAATTTGCCAGAAGATATCCAAAAACGCACATATTCACGGGTTGTATCAAAAATTGAAGAGGGCAACTAA
- a CDS encoding zinc-dependent alcohol dehydrogenase family protein: protein MKALVYRGDHSIALEDVDKPVIQKPTDAIVRVTKTTICGTDLGIFKGKNPEVASGRILGHEGIGIVEEIGSSVSNVKVGDKVLIGCITPCGKCDNCRVQLYSHCREAEGGWKFGYMINGTQAEYVRVPFADNSLYKYPDTISDEVAVMLSDALPTGHEIGVQYGQVSPGKTVAIIGAGPVGMGALLTAQLYSPSKLIVIDLDKNRLEKAKELGATHTLVPDDSLLEKLHDIVGADGVDVAIEAVGLPQTWDTCQKIVKPGGNISVVGVHGKKVDFNLQNLWIKNITVTTGLVNTNTLPMLINAVSTGKLPVDGLITHRFNLSDMMKAYDTFLNASDNKAMKIFIDATK from the coding sequence ATGAAAGCATTAGTTTATCGTGGCGATCACAGTATCGCCCTCGAAGATGTTGACAAACCAGTTATACAAAAACCAACAGATGCAATTGTTAGAGTTACCAAAACAACTATTTGCGGTACAGATTTAGGAATTTTTAAAGGTAAAAATCCCGAAGTTGCCTCAGGTAGAATTTTAGGTCACGAAGGTATTGGTATTGTTGAAGAAATAGGTTCAAGTGTTTCTAATGTTAAAGTAGGTGACAAAGTTTTAATTGGCTGCATAACTCCATGTGGTAAGTGTGACAACTGCCGTGTACAGTTATATTCTCACTGCCGTGAAGCAGAAGGTGGTTGAAAATTCGGTTATATGATCAACGGAACCCAAGCCGAATATGTAAGAGTTCCTTTTGCCGATAATAGTTTATATAAATATCCTGATACAATTTCTGACGAAGTAGCTGTTATGTTATCAGACGCGCTTCCGACTGGACACGAAATTGGTGTTCAATATGGTCAAGTTTCACCTGGTAAAACAGTAGCAATTATTGGTGCTGGTCCAGTGGGAATGGGGGCGCTTTTAACTGCCCAGTTATATTCACCATCTAAATTAATCGTGATTGATCTTGACAAAAACCGTTTAGAAAAAGCTAAAGAATTAGGAGCAACTCACACACTAGTTCCTGATGATTCATTGTTAGAAAAATTACACGATATTGTTGGTGCTGATGGTGTTGACGTGGCAATTGAAGCTGTTGGACTTCCTCAGACATGAGACACTTGCCAAAAAATTGTTAAACCAGGTGGAAATATTTCTGTTGTTGGTGTTCACGGTAAAAAAGTCGACTTTAATCTCCAAAATCTCTGAATTAAAAACATCACCGTTACAACCGGACTAGTAAATACAAACACACTACCAATGCTAATTAACGCTGTTTCAACCGGAAAACTACCAGTTGATGGACTAATTACCCACCGCTTCAACCTTTCTGATATGATGAAAGCTTATGATACCTTCTTAAATGCATCTGACAATAAAGCAATGAAAATTTTCATTGACGCGACAAAATAA
- a CDS encoding MSC_0618 family F1-like ATPase beta subunit — MIGFVSQIWTNVAEIKFQTDLDKIQLEQALTMHQNTTVLVIKKILDANTVRAIVIAKSQPIAVGHQVVNTLTFLQVPVGPTAKNQVFNILAQSQNNAQYKPKTIPINSTVNVTKENFNVRHKLLETGIKALDFFVPIFEGYKIGIFGGAGVGKTVLMKEIIFNVSKQRQKVSSIFVGSGERSREGLELFLELQESNLMSKSTMFVAQMNETPGARSMIVPMGVTAAEYARDYEKEDVLLFIDNIYRFIQATNEVSSALEKNVSIGGYHATMDSDVSFIEDRLYKNENGSITSFQTVFLPMDDLSDPAAISLFTHLDSSFVLSRDKMSRNIFPAFDPLVSTSNSVSVNVIGERHFNAIIAAKSIMKKYKDLEDVILILGFDELDAESKIIVRKALQLENFFTQNFFMAAAFTKEPGVYVPLEKTINSVIRIIDGEFLDISPSEFAFIGSVDDLAKKEV, encoded by the coding sequence ATGATTGGCTTTGTTTCCCAAATTTGAACTAATGTTGCTGAAATTAAATTTCAGACTGATCTTGATAAAATTCAACTTGAACAAGCTCTAACAATGCACCAAAACACAACAGTTTTGGTTATTAAAAAAATTTTAGATGCAAATACAGTTCGGGCAATTGTTATTGCTAAATCTCAGCCAATTGCCGTTGGTCACCAAGTTGTCAATACACTCACTTTTTTACAGGTTCCAGTTGGTCCTACTGCTAAAAATCAAGTCTTTAACATTTTAGCCCAGTCACAAAATAATGCCCAATACAAACCAAAAACAATTCCGATTAATTCAACAGTTAATGTTACCAAAGAGAATTTTAATGTTCGTCACAAATTACTCGAAACCGGAATTAAAGCGCTTGATTTTTTTGTACCTATTTTTGAAGGTTATAAAATCGGAATTTTTGGTGGTGCCGGAGTTGGTAAAACTGTTTTGATGAAGGAAATAATTTTTAACGTCTCAAAACAAAGACAAAAAGTTTCGTCAATTTTTGTCGGTTCAGGTGAGCGTTCCCGTGAAGGTCTTGAGCTATTTTTAGAACTTCAAGAGTCAAATTTAATGTCAAAATCAACAATGTTTGTTGCTCAAATGAACGAAACTCCTGGCGCACGTTCAATGATTGTGCCAATGGGAGTTACAGCCGCTGAATATGCTCGAGACTACGAAAAAGAAGATGTGCTTTTATTTATTGACAACATTTACCGTTTTATTCAAGCTACTAACGAAGTCTCAAGTGCGCTTGAAAAAAATGTCTCAATTGGTGGTTACCATGCAACAATGGACTCTGATGTTTCCTTTATTGAAGATCGCCTTTATAAAAATGAAAATGGTTCAATTACTTCATTCCAAACTGTTTTCTTGCCAATGGATGATCTTTCTGATCCAGCTGCTATTTCGCTCTTTACTCACCTTGATTCTTCATTTGTGCTCTCACGTGATAAAATGTCAAGAAATATTTTCCCAGCTTTCGATCCTTTAGTTTCAACCTCAAACTCAGTTTCGGTAAACGTTATTGGTGAAAGACATTTTAATGCAATTATTGCCGCTAAGTCAATTATGAAAAAATACAAAGACTTAGAAGATGTTATTCTGATTCTTGGATTTGATGAACTTGATGCTGAAAGTAAAATAATTGTCCGTAAAGCGCTTCAACTTGAAAACTTTTTCACCCAGAATTTCTTTATGGCCGCTGCCTTTACTAAAGAACCTGGAGTTTATGTTCCACTTGAAAAAACAATTAACTCAGTAATTCGAATTATTGATGGTGAATTTTTAGATATTTCCCCATCAGAATTCGCCTTCATCGGCTCAGTTGATGATCTTGCTAAAAAGGAAGTCTAA